Proteins encoded in a region of the Sugiyamaella lignohabitans strain CBS 10342 chromosome B, complete sequence genome:
- the mug73 gene encoding membrane transporter (predicted), whose amino-acid sequence MFDALSGLGAGGQRAASVSLTDEANAALYACFAVVGFFGGSIVNTLGPRYTFFLGTLGYTIYIGSLWSLDRNGNRGFVVAGGVLCGISAGLLWSVHGMITMAYPEEKDKAKGFAITWSLLSIGATLGGLIPLLQNLHRPDDSGVNTGTYLGFLIVMLVGVCVSLTLCDPKAVRRKSGLPLEDFKQTDFRTEIIGVFKLVTDKKIMMLLPAFFASNFFYSYQFGMNAFYFSLRTRSLNSLIYWLTQVIGTFFIGAVLDNHRMGRRKRGLLGLAIVSIFVLGTWAGGVAFQVTFTRKTDPPPNVDWTSSKFGGPFVLYFMYGMSDAMWQSWCYWIMGSLTNETFRLARYAGFYKGIQSAGSAISFGIDAAGTPFMNEVVANFILMGCSIPLMAYVACQTVETNYGLESEIFDPTAPLPVTNCDEGSDDVDQVSTHHPQKV is encoded by the coding sequence ATGTTTGATGCTCTATCAGGacttggtgctggtggtcaaAGAGCAGCAAGTGTCTCGCTGACTGACGAAGCAAATGCTGCGTTGTATGCGTGTTTTGCTGTTGTAGGATTCTTTGGAGGATCCATTGTAAATACATTAGGCCCACGATACACCTTTTTCCTTGGCACTCTTGGGTATACGATATATATAGGATCTCTGTGGAGTCTTGACCGCAATGGTAATCGTGGATTTGTGGTAGCAGGAGGAGTTCTGTGCGGTATCTCAGCTGGTCTACTATGGAGTGTGCACGGAATGATCACTATGGCATATCCCgaagaaaaagacaaaGCAAAAGGGTTTGCAATTACCTGGTCTTTGCTGTCCATAGGAGCCACTCTCGGCGGTTTAATACCGTTGTTGCAGAACTTACATCGACCCGACGATTCAGGTGTAAACACTGGCACATATCTTGGTTTCTTAATTGTCATGTTAGTAGGTGTATGTGTCTCTTTGACACTCTGTGATCCAAAAGCAGTACGAAGAAAGTCGGGTCTGCCATTGGAGGATTTTAAACAAACGGATTTCCGTACTGAAATTATCGGAGTTTTTAAGCTTGTCACTGATAAGAAGATcatgatgctgctgccagcCTTTTTCGCCAGTAACTTTTTCTACTCATACCAGTTCGGTATGAATGCATTTTATTTCTCACTGCGAACGCGGTCTCTGAACTCATTAATATACTGGCTGACCCAGGTAATAGGCACATTTTTTATCGGTGCTGTTCTCGACAATCATCGAATGGGTCGAAGGAAACGGGGACTGCTTGGACTGGCCATTGTCTCAATATTTGTGCTTGGTACATGGGCAGGAGGAGTGGCTTTTCAAGTGACATTCACCCGTAAAACGGACCCACCTCCAAATGTCGACTGGACAAGCTCGAAATTTGGTGGTCCTTTTGTACTCTACTTCATGTATGGCATGTCGGATGCCATGTGGCAGTCGTGGTGCTACTGGATCATGGGCTCGCTCACCAATGAGACCTTCAGACTGGCCCGATACGCTGGTTTCTACAAAGGCATCCAATCCGCCGGATCAGCCATCTCATTCGGCATCGACGCTGCTGGCACTCCGTTCATGAACGAGGTCGTCGCGAACTTCATCCTCATGGGCTGCAGCATCCCTCTCATGGCATACGTGGCTTGTCAAACTGTCGAGACCAACTACGGCCTCGAATCCGAAATCTTCGACCCCACAGCACCTCTCCCCGTCACCAACTGCGACGAAGGCTCAGACGACGTCGACCAGGTGTCAACACACCATCCTCAGAAGGTCtaa
- the STT4 gene encoding 1-phosphatidylinositol 4-kinase STT4 (Phosphatidylinositol-4-kinase; functions in the Pkc1p protein kinase pathway; required for normal vacuole morphology, cell wall integrity, and actin cytoskeleton organization; GO_component: GO:0005739 - mitochondrion [Evidence IDA] [PMID 14576278]; GO_component: GO:0005739 - mitochondrion [Evidence IDA] [PMID 16823961]; GO_component: GO:0005886 - plasma membrane [Evidence IDA] [PMID 12015967]; GO_component: GO:0005886 - plasma membrane [Evidence IDA] [PMID 19075114]; GO_function: GO:0004430 - 1-phosphatidylinositol 4-kinase activity [Evidence IEA]; GO_function: GO:0004430 - 1-phosphatidylinositol 4-kinase activity [Evidence IMP] [PMID 8288577]; GO_function: GO:0004430 - 1-phosphatidylinositol 4-kinase activity [Evidence IDA] [PMID 9346907]; GO_function: GO:0005524 - ATP binding [Evidence IEA]; GO_function: GO:0016301 - kinase activity [Evidence IEA]; GO_function: GO:0000166 - nucleotide binding [Evidence IEA]; GO_function: GO:0016773 - phosphotransferase activity, alcohol group as acceptor [Evidence IEA]; GO_function: GO:0016740 - transferase activity [Evidence IEA]; GO_function: GO:0016772 - transferase activity, transferring phosphorus-containing groups [Evidence IEA]; GO_process: GO:0046854 - phosphatidylinositol phosphorylation [Evidence IEA]; GO_process: GO:0046854 - phosphatidylinositol phosphorylation [Evidence IGI] [PMID 10930462]; GO_process: GO:0046854 - phosphatidylinositol phosphorylation [Evidence IDA] [PMID 9346907]; GO_process: GO:0048015 - phosphatidylinositol-mediated signaling [Evidence IEA]; GO_process: GO:0016310 - phosphorylation [Evidence IEA]) — protein sequence MGFIGYEYGLVGYRMSANRVRLNRSSIRAQALEKLAGYAAKSDDTEAIERLSGALGSHELSNDHSNLPMSGQEFEGLIALSKSASEIKNCEQAELLLRQLGSYLLEAPSQKYSNSPIVRKIEPSPWQLATKLLTIAVIDLGKAIGYSASADELLIQYIDKLGGLWSVINGDVSSSTTATENYGSLFALAFSFQGFLEGLISRSGQLSASFVETGILKKVVPFVDSSFLLKVETAVSSVAAKEDGLAVLSSRTSPLWLRSFFLYSQTGENVSAMLVNWYLSSLMEEISRAILITHLNESSSTTVGKKSEVLDILLDRAEKNASPKDFQNTNGVNGNGGSYSNSSVGSLVLDDSNRSILSEISNFSVAQVQSLDDGADYIELASPEKVALAFSVKSLALRSIGVANYFGIIPAARVSDFLESSIHYERLLLNHPLYTDIYKLGAYLCYQLESVGSYLSNSLPDFISNPSMTSDVAWNLAETLTKGLRPLSQDNVVSVIYTLINLLTPDSELSAFGTLKRSGTYSTLAQTSSDARGSTSHGQASDGLQTLSTRNIITAAVAIGATYGDSQIATLTSTVLSQKYATVNSSVDSEVIRGLALLAPHVNEKEFKVILRAFSTAESLAFRNNNSNIVEAISESRSRLAKSLTRKHPLFEKYLADLLASIVSKGDSTADEHHRSHSEISATAKEIAALLPPLATLLPKSHEPAYETNNWEMISLFRNAWFNMVVHGFSKKSSWTAQHKSDLEIIARSTPPLVSEASSNMVESELELNTVLRRGSSHHNVNDQKDTMQSLFSLHTFEVRSMSYPKLMFLSAAVLLESIRADTGDCSKVLHYFGDPDFRSGDTGKYMSTIATDSTKIYITNIIKGGKMEFTADHVAEQLKKVLILCCHRVSAVQNNAFASAELIIRSIPSALCKPQSLFALLDLMTLLWTSCLDAETDEYEPRTSFTSPGTNITLELSDSYEHRQQSLQRLLKSAHQWIDIVLPSMSFDLKSLLTSYLTEMGDYRPFNHVALGCTFALEVGGTISRGDGELVTIAKFDSQGVFTDTASGFLSQYIWRTEYKPKGQYLSAKDIEEVQSSMEGLLSSQHPHVSLSEMRDLLFKAATILRGTKPNPYIAQLAVKIPFRFFTEKHIEMGISLWLWIMNEVPSLRMPIIAQVGQEWEKTVKEGKGLFNRKYDITRPDFSRMEYAPSNRAEIDHDANLAQRSLSVHMILVRFLSSVFQASTYESRHLLRIFSRLLTVGLAGFSKASLHPFARSIRFELTKFALEVLDVHSRFSARISEHLKDLIITSALTWFSQPIQWPFGGNKLKLRADIVLLKDVTLKVANLAVPKSFAALSKKRKLLLMFLNDELTKMSAWLDPLQVGTSFRESFGKQVIKNASISDSDVFDAWSIDPVLAVYLVERYKESSNVLVLEKLVGEDPAKVISVPEALSYFLGKSPLSADVRRHILYWTPVSPIESINLFLPAKGADSYMLQYAMRSLESHDVNLTFFYVPQIVQSLRYDTGGYIEAYILETAKISQLFAHQIIWNILANSYKDEDSEVPDDMKPTLDRVVQKMTDSFNAEEKSFYEREFNFFNEVTSISGKLKPYIKKSKAEKKAKIDEEMAKIKLDVGVYLPSNPDGVVVAIDRKSGRPLQSHAKAPFLAKFKIKKELVDLNEDNSEAESDTASEVTRKEPNYIEVWQGAIFKVGDDCRQDVLALQIISVFRTIFKASGLDLYVFPYRVTATAPGCGVIDVLPNSISRDMLGREAVNGLYEYFTSKHGGEDSIDFQRARNNFVKSLAAYSVISYLIQFKDRHNGNLMYDSDGHILHIDFGFCFDIVPGGVKFEAAPFKLTAEMMAVMGGNTNTQAYRWFEELTIKAFLACRPYAETIIQVVLPMLDSGLPCFKGEATIRRLRARFALEKSEREAALHFKHLIKKSLESMYTKGYDEFQRITNGIPY from the exons ATGGGGTTTATAGGGTATGAATATGGGTTGGTAGGATATAGAATGAGTGCTAACAGAGTCAGATTGAACCGCAGCTCAATTCGAGCCCAGGCTCTGGAGAAGTTGGCTGGTTACGCCGCCAAATCGGACGATACAGAAGCGATTGAACGACTCTCAGGTGCTCTTGGCTCTCATGAGTTGTCAAATGACCATTCAAATCTGCCTATG TCGGGCCAGGAATTTGAAGGTTTGATTGCACTTTCAAAGTCTGCTTCGGAGATCAAGAACTGTGAACAGGCCGAGTTGTTATTGAGACAGCTGGGCTCGTATCTTCTCGAGGCTCCAAGCCAGAAGTACAGTAATTCTCCTATCGTGAGAAAAATCGAACCTTCTCCGTGGCAATTGGCGACTAAGTTGTTGACTATTGCTGTCATTGATCTTGGAAAGGCTATTGGCTactctgcttctgccgATGAGTTACTCATCCAGTACATTGATAAATTGGGGGGTCTGTGGTCAGTTATCAATGGAGACGTATCTTCGTCAACCACTGCTACTGAGAACTATGGCAGTTTATTTGCGTTGGCATTCTCGTTCCAGGGATTCTTGGAAGGATTGATTAGTCGTAGTGGCCAGCTTTCGGCATCATTTGTTGAGACTGGCATTCTTAAGAAGGTTGTGCCCTTTGTTGACAGCTCGTTCTTGCTCAAAGTTGAGACGGCTGTTTCGTCGGTCGCAGCTAAAGAAGACGGACTAGCTGTTCTTTCGTCACGCACGTCGCCCTTGTGGCTACGGAGTTTCTTTCTCTACAGCCAAACTGGTGAAAATGTAAGCGCCATGCTTGTCAACTGGTATCTTAGCTCGCTGATGGAAGAGATTTCTAGGGCTATCTTGATCACTCATTTAAATGAGAGTTCATCGACAACTGTTGGAAAGAAATCAGAAGTGCTGGATATTTTGTTAGACCGTGCTGAGAAGAATGCTTCTCCCAAAGACTTTCAGAATACCAACGGAGTCAATGGAAATGGTGGCTCATATTCTAACTCATCTGTTGGATCTTTGGTCTTGGATGACAGTAACAGAAGCATCTTGTCAGAAATCAGTAACTTTTCTGTTGCTCAAGTGCAGTCGCTTGATGACGGCGCAGACTATATTGAACTTGCTTCTCCTGAAAAGGTGGCTCTGGCATTTTCAGTCAAGTCACTAGCACTGCGTTCCATTGGAGTTGCAAATTACTTTGGTATTATTCCTGCTGCTAGAGTATCCGACTTTTTGGAGTCTTCTATTCATTACGAGCGTCTGTTGTTGAACCACCCTCTTTATACTGACATTTACAAACTGGGTGCATATCTGTGCTACCAATTGGAATCTGTTGGTTCTTATCTCTCTAACAGTCTACCTGACTTTATATCGAACCCTTCAATGACATCCGACGTTGCTTGGAACCTAGCTGAGACTCTCACCAAGGGTCTAAGACCGCTGTCTCAAGATAATGTTGTCAGCGTCATTTATACCTTGATCAACCTCCTTACACCAGACTCTGAACTCTCCGCTTTTGGAACTCTTAAACGCTCTGGCACTTATAGTACTCTTGCTCAAACATCGTCTGATGCCCGAGGATCTACTAGTCATGGCCAGGCTTCCGATGGTTTGCAGACACTTTCTACAAGAAATATTAtaactgctgctgtcgctATTGGTGCTACTTATGGAGATAGCCAGATTGCCACCCTGACTTCCACTGTTCTCAGTCAGAAATATGCTACTGTTAACAGCTCTGTAGACTCCGAAGTCATTCGAGGACTCGCTCTTCTGGCACCCCACGTCAATGAAAAGGAGTTCAAGGTAATTCTCCGAGCATTTTCAACTGCCGAAAGCTTGGCATTCCGTAACAACAATTCTAACATCGTGGAAGCCATTTCTGAGTCGAGAAGTAGACTTGCCAAGTCTTTGACTCGAAAGCATCCTCTCTTCGAAAAGTATCTGGCTGATCTTTTGGCCTCGATTGTCAGCAAGGGTGACTCAACTGCTGATGAGCACCATCGCTCGCATAGTGAGATTTCTGCCACCGCCAAGGAGATTGCAGCTTTATTACCACCTCTTGCTACTTTATTGCCCAAGTCACATGAACCCGCCTATGAAACAAATAATTGGGAAATGATTTCACTTTTCAGAAACGCCTGGTTTAACATGGTTGTTCATGGCTTTTCGAAAAAGTCTAGTTGGACGGCCCAGCACAAGTCTGATTTAGAGATCATTGCCAGAAGTACACCTCCTTTAGTGTCTGAAGCATCTTCGAATATGGTAGAAAGTGAACTTGAATTGAACACTGTTCTCAGACGAGGCTCTTCTCACCACAATGTCAACGATCAGAAGGACACTATGCAGAGTTTGTTCTCGCTGCATACTTTTGAAGTCAGATCCATGTCGTATCCCAAGTTGATGTTTTTGTCGGCTGCAGTGCTTCTCGAGTCCATCCGTGCCGATACTGGTGATTGTTCAAAGGTACTTCATTATTTCGGTGACCCTGATTTTAGATCCGGTGATACTGGCAAATACATGTCTACTATTGCTACTGATAGTACAAAAATTTACATCACTAATATTATCAAGGGTGGTAAAATGGAGTTTACTGCTGACCATGTTGCTGAgcaattgaagaaggttTTGATTCTCTGTTGTCATCGAGTTTCTGCTGTTCAAAATAATGCGTTTGCTTCTGCTGAGCTCATTATTAGGTCTATACCATCTGCCCTTTGTAAGCCCCAGAGTTTATTTGCCCTTTTAGATTTGATGACTTTGCTTTGGACGAGTTGCTTGGATGCTGAGACTGATGAGTACGAACCTAGAACAAGCTTTACTTCGCCTGGAACAAACATCACTCTAGAATTATCTGATTCCTATGAACATCGTCAGCAGAGTCTTCAGAGGTTATTGAAGAGTGCACACCAGTGGATAGATATTGTCCTCCCGTCTATGAGCTTTGATTTGAAGAGTTTGCTTACTAGTTATCTTACGGAGATGGGTGATTATAGACCGTTTAATCATGTTGCTCTTGGCTGTACCTTTGCTTTAGAAGTTGGTGGAACGATTTCTCGCGGTGATGGCGAACTTGTTACCATTGCTAAATTCGATAGTCAAGGAGTTTTTACCGATACTGCGTCTGGATTCTTGTCGCAATATATTTGGAGAACTGAGTATAAGCCTAAGGGTCAATACCTTTCTGCTAAAGATATTGAAGAAGTTCAGAGCTCTATGGAGGGTCTTTTGTCAAGTCAACACCCTCATGTATCGTTATCGGAGATGCGTGATCTTTTGTTTAAAGCTGCAACTATTCTTCGTGGAACCAAGCCCAATCCATACATTGCTCAACTTGCCGTTAAGATCCCCTTCCGATTCTTCACTGAAAAACATATTGAAATGGGAATTTCGCTTTGGCTCTGGATTATGAATGAAGTGCCTTCTTTGAGAATGCCCATTATTGCTCAAGTTGGGCAGGAGTGGGAGAAGACTGTCAAGGAAGGTAAGGGATTGTTCAATCGCAAGTATGATATCACTCGTCCTGATTTCTCTCGTATGGAGTATGCCCCATCCAACAGAGCGGAAATTGACCATGATGCCAACCTTGCGCAGAGATCTCTTTCGGTTCATATGATTCTTGTGAGATTCCTGTCAAGTGTATTCCAGGCCTCAACTTATGAGAGTCGTCACCTTCTCCGTATCTTCAGTCGACTGCTGACCGTTGGATTGGCTGGCTTTTCAAAGGCGAGTCTTCATCCTTTTGCAAGATCCATTAGATTTGAGTTGACAAAATTCGCCTTGGAAGTATTGGACGTGCATTCTAGATTTTCAGCTAGAATCTCTGAGCATCTCAAGGATCTCATTATCACTTCGGCTTTAACATGGTTTTCGCAGCCCATACAATGGCCATTTGGTGGTAATAAGCTTAAATTACGAGCTGATATTGTACTGCTCAAAGATGTTACACTCAAGGTAGCAAATCTTGCTGTACCAAAGTCTTTTGCCGCACTATCCAAGAAGCGCAAATTGCTTttgatgttcttgaatGATGAGCTTACTAAGATGTCTGCTTGGTTGGATCCACTGCAGGTTGGTACTAGCTTCAGAGAGAGTTTTGGAAAACAAGTGATCAAGAATGCTTCGATTTCGGATAGTGATGTTTTTGATGCTTGGAGTATTGACCCTGTTTTGGCTGTCTATCTTGTCGAAAGATATAAAGAGTCGTCAAATGTCCTTGTCTTAGAGAAACTGGTTGGTGAAGACCCTGCCAAGGTTATATCAGTTCCTGAGGCTTTGAGCTACTTTTTGGGTAAGAGCCCTCTGTCTGCCGATGTTAGAAGACACATTTTATACTGGACTCCCGTTAGTCCTATTGAATCTATCAACCTCTTCCTACCTGCCAAGGGAGCTGATTCATACATGCTCCAGTATGCTATGAGATCCTTAGAAAGTCATGATGTGAATTTGACGTTTTTCTACGTCCCTCAGATTGTGCAATCTCTGCGTTACGATACTGGTGGCTATATCGAGGCTTATATTTTGGAGACTGCAAAGATCAGTCAACTGTTTGCCCATCAAATCATTTGGAACATTCTTGCCAACTCCTACAAGGATGAAGATTCGGAAGTACCTGATGATATGAAGCCTACATTGGATAGAGTGGTTCAGAAGATGACTGATTCATTTAATGCCGAAGAGAAGAGTTTTTACGAGAGGGAATTCAATTTCTTCAACGAGGTTACATCCATCTCTGGTAAGCTCAAGCCTTACATCAAGAAGTCAAAAGCCGAGAAGAAGGCCAagattgatgaagaaatggcTAAGATTAAGCTTGATGTTGGTGTATATCTACCTTCCAATCCTGATGGTGTGGTAGTTGCGATTGACCGTAAGTCAGGACGACCTCTTCAGAGTCATGCCAAAGCACCATTCTTGGCCAAGttcaagatcaagaaagaaCTTGTCGATCTAAACGAGGACAACTCAGAGGCTGAGTCAGACACAGCTAGCGAAGTGACAAGAAAGGAACCCAACTATATCGAAGTGTGGCAAGGTGCTATTTTCAAGGTTGGTGATGACTGTCGTCAAGACGTATTGGCTCTTCAAATTATCAGTGTATTTAGAACAATCTTTAAGGCTTCTGGATTGGATTTGTACGTTTTCCCATATCGTGtcactgctactgctcctGGATGTGGTGTAATTGATGTTCTTCCCAACTCCATTTCAAGAGATATGCTTGGTAGAGAGGCTGTTAATGGATTGTACGAGTACTTCACCAGTAAGCATGGTGGTGAAGATTCCATTGATTTCCAGAGAGCAAGAAACAACTTTGTCAAGAGTTTGGCCGCTTACTCTGTTATCTCGTACTTGATCCAATTCAAGGACCGTCACAACGGAAATCTTATGTATGACAGTGATGGCCACATTTTAcatattgattttggtttctgTTTCGATATTGTTCCAGGTGGTGTAAAGTTTGAGGCTGCTCCATTTAAGCTGACTGCCGAAATGATGGCTGTCATGGGAGGAAATACAAACACTCAGGCTTATAGATGGTTTGAGGAATTGACTATCAAGGCATTTTTGGCCTGTCGTCCATATGCCGAAACTATTATTCAGGTTGTACTTCCTATGTTGGATAGTGGATTGCCGTGTTTCAAGGGCGAGGCTACTATTAGAAGGCTTCGTGCTCGTTTCGCCTTGGAAAAGTCAGAACGTGAAGCTGCACTACATTTCAAGCACTTGATTAAGAAGAGTTTGGAGAGTATGTACACTAAGGGTTACGACGAGTTCCAGAGAATCACCAATGGTATTCCATATTAG
- the SWI5 gene encoding DNA-binding transcription factor SWI5 has translation MEPSLDSRWVTNNRNLSEGYQERPIPLPHEDFEPYFSQYAEYDSVLDESLASTVHDLAIPSGAPAYSMEGLGSGYPLPPSSPPVHPSQLQSPQRARHQVSIKPSSLARYSKMMNYNNIAITPAALSSENASALQAYANQLNPQVVSAMKNLGANSEVYLHEPASNNGSPPSLPLASASSPGPGPMVYTSSSASLSASSLSSSYYQKGNASNSNFTVASDSYLDPNGFHSSPMKRRPSALGESDSEAYFSSSEHSQSPNIDTSPEMASGDQFYTGATPGLASMNIFSSIDMGPVDTSGSIAWQPVITAPKNEISQEIIKMQQSSGKQSNRKSCLPPGKVDSYMAGPNPEGLFECLFPNCGKLFRRRYNVRSHIQTHLCDRPYSCDSCGACFVRPHDLRRHEKCHQDERPYKCPCGKGFTRHDALQRHRIRMICVGGIEIPGKPKKPPGKRGRPRKVQSMMQMRPSNSSEDSDADDGMGSPFSDQGLEYIDHGSEAIAVKDEIIWSR, from the coding sequence ATGGAACCTTCATTAGATTCACGCTGGGTAACCAACAATCGAAACTTATCGGAAGGTTATCAAGAACGTCCAATTCCACTTCCTCACGAAGATTTTGAACCCTATTTTTCACAATACGCAGAGTACGATTCTGTATTAGACGAGTCACTAGCATCGACTGTTCACGACCTAGCCATCCCGTCGGGTGCTCCCGCCTATAGCATGGAAGGACTTGGGTCCGGATATCCTCTGCCACCGTCATCTCCTCCTGTGCATCCCTCTCAACTTCAGTCACCCCAAAGAGCTCGTCATCAAGTCTCTATTAAACCATCTTCTCTCGCAAGGTATtcgaagatgatgaattATAACAATATTGCAATCACTCCTGCTGCTTTATCATCCGAAAATGCCTCTGCTCTACAGGCGTATGCCAACCAATTAAACCCCCAAGTTGTTTCTGCCATGAAAAACCTTGGTGCCAACTCTGAAGTATATCTCCATGAACCTGCTTCTAATAATGGGTCTCCTCCTTCTCTACCGCTGGCTTCTGCCTCTTCGCCAGGACCCGGACCAATGGTTTATACTTCATCCTCCGCTTCTCTATCAGCCTCTTCATTGAGTTCTTCTTACTATCAGAAGGGAAATGCCAGTAATAGCAATTTTACAGTGGCCTCGGACTCTTATCTCGATCCAAACGGGTTTCATTCTTCTCCTATGAAGAGACGCCCCTCTGCTTTGGGCGAAAGCGATTCTGAGGCTTACTTTTCCTCTTCCGAACACTCTCAATCTCCAAATATCGATACAAGTCCTGAGATGGCCTCTGGTGACCAGTTTTATACTGGTGCAACTCCGGGTCTTGCTAGCATGAACATTTTCTCTTCTATTGATATGGGTCCAGTAGACACTTCAGGCTCAATAGCTTGGCAACCCGTCATCACTGCTCCCAAGAACGAAATCTCTCAAGAAATCATCAAAATGCAACAATCCTCCGGTAAACAGTCTAACAGAAAATCTTGTCTACCGCCTGGCAAGGTGGACTCATACATGGCTGGTCCTAATCCAGAGGGCCTCTTTGAGTGCTTATTCCCCAACTGTGGAAAACTCTTCCGCAGAAGGTATAACGTCAGATCGCATATTCAGACTCACTTGTGTGACCGTCCTTATTCATGTGATTCCTGTGGAGCTTGTTTTGTTCGTCCACATGATCTACGGCGTCATGAAAAGTGCCATCAAGATGAACGTCCATACAAGTGCCCTTGTGGAAAAGGATTCACTAGACATGATGCCTTGCAACGTCATAGGATACGAATGATTTGTGTTGGTGGTATCGAGATTCCGGGAAAGCCCAAGAAGCCTCCAGGAAAGAGAGGTAGACCACGCAAAGTACAGTCGATGATGCAAATGCGCCCATCAAACAGTTCAGAAGACTCTGATGCTGACGATGGTATGGGAAGTCCTTTTAGCGATCAGGGTCTGGAATATATTGATCATGGCTCTGAAGCAATTGCTGTCAAGGACGAAATTATTTGGAGTAGGTAG